The proteins below come from a single Mytilus edulis chromosome 5, xbMytEdul2.2, whole genome shotgun sequence genomic window:
- the LOC139523223 gene encoding schlafen-like protein 2, with protein MAGTKLKVHHYYIRNSEVPFEEDMFNEFKGHRNLAVEELPPWTQESTKEKASRRAVSRALNAMLNTGKGGKVYLGIVDSGMVRGLQLTTYQQDHVMGSLDDLMSRYKPPVKKHRYRIKFVPVVDPKCSEEEIIKQCSYDASVNLDETDMTERMKPHIFRSHRYCWCDKDGVAQFNCGVMTQDYVIEIDILPWNSKDPRNQDSGCGSLINLHPLHEDEEGSVYFRRQASLVKYSMSEICELTRQEARESLEEEVNRLQREIIAKEELC; from the exons ATGGCTGGTACAAAGTTGAAAGTTCATCACTATTACATAAGAAATTCAGAAGTACCATTTGAAGAAGATATGTTTAATGAGTTTAAAGGTCACAGAAACTTGGCAGTTGAAGAGTTACCTCCCTGGACACAGGAATCCACCAAGGAAAAGGCATCAAGAAGGGCTGTTTCTAG GGCATTGAATGCTATGTTAAACACAGGTAAAGGTGGAAAAGTTTACCTGGGAATTGTGGATAGTGGAATGGTTAGAGGTCTGCAGCTTACAACTTATCAA CAAGATCATGTAATGGGTAGCCTTGATGATTTGATGTCCCGGTACAAGCCTCCAGTAAAGAAACATCGTTATAGAATAAAGTTTGTTCCTGTTGTAGACCCAAAATGTTCTGAGGAGGAAATTATCAAGCAGTGTTCTTATGATGCAAG TGTTAACCTTGACGAGACAGACATGACAGAGAGGATGAAGCCACATATTTTCAGAAGTCATAGATATTGTTGGTGTGATAAAGATGGTGTAGCTCAGTTTAATTGT GGTGTAATGACACAAGATTATGTTATTGAGATAGACATCTTACCGTGGAACAGCAAAGATCCACGGAATCAGGACAGTGGATGTGGATCATTGATAAATCTCCATCCACTACACGAAGATGAAGAAGGTTCAGTGTACTTCAGGAGGCAGGCAAGCTTAGTGAAG tacTCTATGTCAGAGATATGTGAGTTAACCAGACAGGAAGCcagagaatctttggaggaagAAGTTAACAG GCTTCAAAGAGAAATAATAGCAAAAGAGGAGCTATGTTAG